A stretch of the Tautonia marina genome encodes the following:
- a CDS encoding PEP-CTERM sorting domain-containing protein (PEP-CTERM proteins occur, often in large numbers, in the proteomes of bacteria that also encode an exosortase, a predicted intramembrane cysteine proteinase. The presence of a PEP-CTERM domain at a protein's C-terminus predicts cleavage within the sorting domain, followed by covalent anchoring to some some component of the (usually Gram-negative) cell surface. Many PEP-CTERM proteins exhibit an unusual sequence composition that includes large numbers of potential glycosylation sites. Expression of one such protein has been shown restore the ability of a bacterium to form floc, a type of biofilm.), which translates to MLTSRSLSLVALMTLLGASAASADPVYGTAADLTGSRTEANLVLLTNTSSGPNLSDYAGKSLNISWEITQLNKSAFSYTYTFTGFTQPTISHIILDLTDDAVIPQVDPKAVTETTFNGSSDGVDLIFGEFESNPQNSGGPGGSNPGFPVGPTIVGVKFEGMDSLDPLVISFTSNRAPVWGNVYVKGGNNGFAYNAGLLDLNSTDVLDFIARPNGVVPEPSSLALCGTAALAGLGLGVRRLRRLRRRG; encoded by the coding sequence ATGCTGACCTCTCGTTCGCTTTCTCTTGTCGCCTTGATGACCCTGCTCGGCGCTTCGGCGGCCAGCGCCGACCCAGTCTATGGGACTGCCGCCGACCTGACGGGCTCTCGAACCGAAGCCAACCTGGTCCTCCTGACAAACACGTCCAGCGGACCCAACCTGAGTGACTACGCCGGGAAATCCCTCAACATCTCCTGGGAAATCACCCAACTCAACAAGTCTGCGTTTTCGTATACCTACACCTTCACCGGCTTCACCCAGCCCACCATCAGCCACATCATTCTCGACCTGACCGACGATGCCGTCATCCCTCAGGTCGATCCAAAGGCCGTGACCGAAACCACGTTTAATGGCTCATCTGACGGCGTGGATCTGATCTTCGGCGAGTTCGAGTCCAACCCCCAAAATTCCGGTGGGCCTGGCGGCAGCAATCCCGGCTTCCCGGTCGGTCCCACGATCGTGGGAGTGAAGTTCGAGGGCATGGACAGCCTCGACCCCCTGGTCATCTCCTTCACGTCGAACCGGGCTCCGGTCTGGGGAAACGTCTACGTCAAGGGCGGCAACAACGGCTTCGCGTACAACGCGGGACTGCTCGATCTGAACTCGACTGATGTGCTTGACTTCATCGCCCGCCCCAACGGCGTGGTGCCCGAGCCCTCGTCACTGGCCCTGTGCGGCACCGCAGCCCTCGCCGGTCTCGGCCTGGGCGTGCGTCGCCTACGTCGCCTGCGTCGCCGCGGTTGA
- a CDS encoding hybrid sensor histidine kinase/response regulator, whose amino-acid sequence MRHANMVPRYAIALLSVTLAFVLRWVIDPLADQEFGPFLFFAGAVTVSAWYGGLLPGLMALGLSVVASIVAFLPPVGTFWLSGPGSITLVLAFVLEGLIICMVCQMLHQARARAELSTAEAREALRARRTSETRFRRLAESGVIGVIEGRDEMIVEANDAFLRMLDYPRDRLANRGLSVAEITPEDEREHDVPRFAQLFRTGTLPPFEKRYMTSDGQAVPVLVGGALIDPGGLDWAAFVLDLSRQKIVERELAQAIARAEAANRAKSEFLAVLSHELITPMNAILGMNQLAMTGQRDPILRDYLATAQDSAEALLALLSDLLDYSSIEVGGLDLDPAPFQLRAMLDRVIRPLADRASRKGLELTAEVADAVPEVLVGDARRLRQILVNLLDNAIKFTEQGDVTLTVGLDQRDDPGAAPDEVSVWFEVADTGIGISAEDQGRIFAPFTQIDASTTRPYSGTGLGLSICRQIVTLMGGELHLESQSGQGSRFRALIPFRNAVEDEPRPSTSLPDLSGLPVLVVDDRPASRSAAESILAGWSMRPVPASDGSTALALLAEAVNRGEPFPLVLVDARMPGLDGVTVASRIHREGLAGATILMQSPADRSSDSIAEARIPEVEAVLEKPITPARLLDAIVKALEPGPRTHEAEKGERGPSPAPPRSTPERSLHILLAEDTPANQKLALAVLRRRGHRVDLAANGREAVELARRSRYDLILMDLQMPVMDGLQATCAIRALNGSNTANVPIVALTAHTLPADRQRCLQAGMDHYLAKPIDIRELLNVIESYGFRSNGRSGQNTLPERTLASSGNGPRPDTVANLNAHTDTQIAGSTDAKPSVAEPAQEEQVHHDQTPVYDRQAAVKRLGGDEELFRDMIGFFLEDFPGLLDQLCQGLLSDDARAVERAAHSLKGLTASCGSGPARQAAGRVEQIGRDNRLVDAPEAVEHLVAELQRLRDVLKADRDSTAGEA is encoded by the coding sequence ATGCGTCACGCCAATATGGTTCCCCGCTATGCGATCGCCTTGCTGAGCGTCACCCTGGCGTTTGTCCTGAGATGGGTCATCGATCCGTTGGCCGATCAGGAGTTCGGCCCGTTTCTGTTCTTTGCCGGTGCCGTGACGGTCAGTGCCTGGTACGGCGGGTTGTTGCCCGGCCTGATGGCGCTCGGACTTTCGGTGGTCGCGTCGATCGTGGCCTTTTTGCCGCCGGTCGGCACGTTCTGGCTCTCCGGTCCCGGTTCGATCACGCTGGTCCTGGCATTCGTCCTTGAAGGCTTGATCATCTGCATGGTTTGTCAGATGTTGCACCAGGCGAGAGCCCGCGCGGAGCTGTCGACCGCCGAAGCTCGCGAGGCGCTCCGGGCACGCCGGACCAGCGAAACCCGGTTCCGCCGCCTGGCCGAGTCTGGCGTGATCGGCGTGATCGAGGGCCGCGACGAGATGATCGTCGAGGCAAATGATGCCTTTCTCCGGATGCTCGACTACCCGCGTGATCGACTGGCCAATCGGGGGTTGAGCGTGGCCGAAATCACCCCCGAGGACGAACGTGAGCACGATGTGCCTCGCTTTGCTCAGCTCTTCCGGACCGGAACACTGCCGCCCTTCGAGAAGCGTTACATGACGTCCGACGGCCAAGCGGTCCCGGTCTTGGTCGGGGGGGCTCTCATTGATCCGGGAGGGCTCGACTGGGCCGCGTTCGTGCTCGACCTCAGCCGACAGAAAATCGTCGAGCGCGAGCTGGCTCAGGCGATCGCTCGGGCCGAGGCGGCCAACCGGGCCAAGAGCGAGTTCCTGGCCGTTCTGAGCCACGAGTTGATTACCCCGATGAACGCCATTCTCGGCATGAATCAACTGGCCATGACCGGCCAGCGCGATCCGATCCTCCGCGACTACCTGGCCACGGCCCAGGACTCGGCCGAGGCGCTGCTCGCCTTGCTCAGCGACCTGCTCGATTACTCCTCGATCGAGGTCGGCGGCCTCGACCTTGACCCGGCTCCCTTCCAACTCAGGGCCATGCTCGATCGGGTCATCCGGCCGCTGGCCGACCGGGCCTCTCGCAAAGGTCTGGAACTGACAGCCGAGGTGGCCGACGCCGTGCCGGAGGTTCTGGTCGGAGATGCCCGTCGCCTTCGTCAGATCCTGGTGAACCTGCTCGACAACGCGATCAAGTTTACCGAGCAGGGAGACGTTACCCTGACCGTCGGGCTCGACCAGCGCGACGACCCGGGGGCCGCTCCGGACGAGGTGAGCGTCTGGTTCGAGGTGGCCGATACGGGCATCGGGATCAGTGCCGAGGACCAGGGCCGAATCTTCGCCCCCTTCACCCAGATCGACGCCTCGACCACCCGGCCGTACTCGGGGACCGGGCTGGGGTTGTCGATTTGCCGACAGATCGTGACCTTGATGGGGGGGGAGCTCCATCTGGAAAGCCAGTCGGGGCAGGGCAGCCGGTTCCGCGCCCTCATCCCGTTCCGAAACGCGGTTGAGGACGAGCCGAGGCCCTCGACCTCCCTGCCCGACCTGAGTGGTCTGCCGGTCCTGGTCGTTGATGATCGCCCGGCCAGTCGGTCTGCGGCCGAGTCGATTCTGGCCGGCTGGTCGATGCGGCCGGTGCCCGCCTCCGATGGCTCGACCGCGCTGGCCTTGCTGGCCGAGGCCGTGAATCGAGGGGAGCCGTTTCCTCTGGTCCTTGTCGATGCCCGGATGCCGGGCCTCGACGGCGTCACCGTGGCGTCCCGCATCCATCGAGAAGGACTGGCCGGTGCAACCATCTTGATGCAATCGCCGGCCGATCGCTCGTCGGATTCGATCGCAGAAGCGAGGATTCCCGAGGTCGAGGCTGTCCTGGAGAAGCCGATCACCCCCGCTCGGCTGCTGGATGCGATCGTCAAGGCCCTGGAACCCGGTCCCCGAACCCACGAGGCGGAGAAGGGGGAACGCGGGCCGTCGCCGGCTCCACCCAGGTCGACTCCGGAGCGTTCCTTGCACATCTTGCTGGCCGAGGATACGCCCGCCAACCAGAAGCTCGCCCTGGCCGTGCTCAGGCGCCGAGGGCATCGGGTTGACCTGGCCGCCAACGGTCGAGAGGCGGTTGAACTGGCTCGCCGATCGCGGTACGACCTGATCTTGATGGATCTCCAGATGCCAGTCATGGACGGACTTCAGGCCACCTGCGCTATCCGGGCCCTGAACGGATCGAACACCGCGAATGTACCGATCGTCGCCCTGACTGCCCACACCTTGCCGGCCGACCGACAGCGGTGTCTTCAGGCTGGAATGGATCACTATCTCGCCAAGCCAATCGACATTCGAGAGCTTCTGAATGTGATCGAGTCTTATGGGTTTCGATCCAACGGTCGCTCGGGTCAGAACACGCTGCCGGAGCGAACGCTTGCTTCCTCCGGGAACGGCCCTCGACCAGACACCGTTGCCAACCTCAACGCCCACACCGACACTCAGATTGCGGGTTCGACCGATGCGAAGCCCTCGGTGGCGGAACCCGCGCAGGAGGAACAGGTGCATCACGATCAGACCCCGGTTTATGACCGTCAGGCCGCGGTGAAGCGGCTGGGAGGCGACGAGGAATTATTCCGCGATATGATCGGGTTCTTCCTCGAAGACTTCCCGGGGCTGCTCGACCAGCTTTGCCAAGGCTTACTGTCCGACGATGCCAGGGCGGTCGAACGGGCCGCTCACAGCCTCAAAGGGTTGACCGCCAGTTGCGGCTCGGGACCGGCCAGACAAGCCGCCGGGCGTGTCGAGCAGATCGGCCGAGACAACCGACTGGTCGATGCCCCCGAAGCGGTCGAGCACCTCGTTGCCGAGCTCCAACGCTTGCGAGACGTGCTGAAGGCCGATCGAGACTCGACGGCGGGAGAAGCATGA
- a CDS encoding N-acyl-D-amino-acid deacylase family protein, translated as MIALRSLLALALLPTLLAASPPDDEPFDLIIRGGRIIDGTGNPWYAGDLGIKGNRIAAVGLIPDDAETARTIDATGLVVAPGFIDIHSHSDFVLFEDGGAESKIRQGVTTDILGEHTSGGPFAEPRELTIDGQTVSISSLADYFDAIERSGIAINVASYVGLGNIWQAVMGDSFDRPTEEQFQAMEALLDQAMQDGALGLSTMLMHPQSLGTQTDDIVRLARVVAKHGGIYSSHIRTEGLGVLDSIAEAIAIGEQAGLPVDIIHLKIAEQTLWGRMPEIVAMIDAARARGVDVQANVYPYTRGNNNLVSIIPPWAHEGGRDALLARLADPDTRPRLKQDILQGIPGWYNHYLAVGGDWSRMLISERLSPENARFEGQTMDVILAGLAADRQPAPDALDLLFDFLIAEGGSIGCIYAHHTDEDMTLALRQPWCSIGSDGSALAISGPLRRGHPHPRNFGTFPRVLGVYVREQGLLTLEEAIRKMTSQNAWKVGLTDRGLLLPGLAADVTVFDPDQVIDRSTYLEPFQYCEGITHVFVNGRLVLDSGRSTGDRPGLALRPVRP; from the coding sequence ATGATTGCACTCCGCTCCCTCCTCGCCCTCGCCCTGCTTCCAACCCTGCTCGCGGCCAGCCCGCCCGACGATGAACCGTTCGACCTCATCATCCGGGGCGGTCGGATCATCGACGGCACCGGCAACCCCTGGTACGCCGGCGATCTCGGCATCAAAGGGAACCGCATCGCCGCCGTCGGCCTCATCCCCGACGACGCCGAAACCGCCCGCACGATCGACGCCACCGGTCTCGTTGTCGCTCCCGGTTTTATCGACATCCACTCGCATTCCGACTTCGTTCTTTTTGAAGACGGAGGCGCCGAATCAAAAATCCGCCAGGGAGTCACCACCGACATCCTCGGCGAACACACCTCCGGCGGCCCCTTCGCCGAGCCTCGTGAGCTGACCATTGACGGCCAGACCGTGTCCATCTCCTCCCTGGCCGATTACTTCGACGCCATCGAGCGCTCCGGCATCGCGATCAACGTCGCCTCCTACGTTGGCCTCGGAAACATCTGGCAGGCCGTCATGGGCGACTCGTTCGACCGCCCGACCGAGGAGCAATTCCAGGCCATGGAAGCCCTGCTCGATCAGGCCATGCAGGACGGCGCCCTCGGCCTCTCGACCATGCTCATGCACCCGCAATCGCTCGGCACCCAGACCGACGACATCGTCCGCCTCGCTCGCGTGGTGGCAAAACACGGTGGCATCTACTCCTCGCACATCCGCACCGAGGGGCTCGGCGTGCTCGACTCCATTGCCGAGGCCATCGCCATCGGCGAACAGGCCGGGCTACCCGTCGACATCATTCACCTGAAGATTGCCGAGCAAACCCTCTGGGGCCGGATGCCCGAGATCGTCGCCATGATCGACGCCGCCCGCGCCCGGGGTGTCGACGTTCAGGCGAATGTTTATCCCTACACCCGAGGCAATAACAACCTCGTCAGCATCATCCCCCCCTGGGCCCACGAAGGGGGCCGCGACGCTCTGCTTGCCCGCCTGGCCGATCCCGACACCCGCCCTCGCCTCAAGCAAGACATCCTCCAGGGCATTCCCGGCTGGTACAACCACTATCTTGCTGTCGGCGGCGACTGGTCTCGCATGCTCATCTCTGAGCGCCTCAGTCCGGAAAATGCCCGGTTCGAGGGGCAGACAATGGACGTCATCCTGGCCGGCCTCGCGGCCGATCGCCAGCCCGCCCCCGACGCCCTCGATCTGCTGTTCGACTTCCTCATTGCCGAGGGCGGCTCGATCGGCTGCATCTACGCCCACCACACCGACGAGGACATGACCCTCGCCCTCCGGCAACCCTGGTGCTCGATCGGCTCCGACGGCTCGGCCCTGGCCATCTCCGGCCCGCTCCGCCGCGGCCATCCCCACCCGCGCAACTTCGGTACCTTCCCCCGCGTCCTGGGCGTTTACGTCCGCGAACAGGGGTTGCTCACCCTCGAAGAGGCCATCCGCAAGATGACCTCCCAGAACGCCTGGAAGGTCGGCCTCACCGACCGCGGCCTCCTCCTGCCCGGCCTTGCCGCCGACGTGACCGTCTTCGACCCCGATCAGGTCATCGACCGATCCACCTATCTGGAACCCTTCCAGTACTGCGAGGGCATCACCCACGTCTTCGTCAACGGCCGCCTCGTCCTCGATTCCGGCCGCTCGACCGGCGATCGGCCCGGCCTCGCCCTGCGCCCCGTTCGTCCCTGA
- a CDS encoding DUF1328 domain-containing protein, producing MLGWAITFLIIALIAAVLGFGGIAGTASWIAQVLFVVFLVLFIASLIFGRTRGPAA from the coding sequence ATGTTGGGCTGGGCGATTACCTTTCTGATCATCGCGTTGATTGCCGCGGTTCTGGGATTCGGCGGAATCGCCGGCACGGCTTCCTGGATTGCTCAGGTGCTGTTTGTCGTGTTCCTGGTCCTGTTCATCGCATCCTTGATCTTTGGACGGACGCGAGGACCAGCCGCCTGA
- a CDS encoding DUF2254 domain-containing protein has protein sequence MRLRYHWDWLRSGYLFVPSIMVLMAVVLALLAIELDSFLYSDGRVIEHWYSQGGPEESRTILGMIAGSMITIVGIVYSIAMVNLTLASDQFGPRLIRTFMTDMGTQLVLGAFLATFVYSVMVLLAIESGANDPGPSAASAARTGDADAEVWAALPEPTSFAPVISIWLGVALSMVCLGMLIYFIHHVAQAIQAPNVIDSVARELERSIRRHFPEARESVETIGHPTNREAIDDDLPPDFEDEARPLTVAVSGYLQFIDHEVLVQICSEAQLVMRLDQRPGDFVVAGGSVGLVWPPDRVDEEVERRLRSVFLIGVQRTPPEDVEFSISQLVEIAVRALGNNDPFTAINCVDRLGAAMCLLVGRKIPSRKRFDSDGQIRVIARATRFGGIINTAFDQIRQYGADDTALTIRLLEVIALIASRVDNLTDGAALLRQAVMIERGSRQTIVEEYDRRDIAERFQDILNQLDLQEVTGEVDRWKPRRANA, from the coding sequence ATGCGGCTCCGCTATCATTGGGACTGGTTGAGGTCGGGCTACCTGTTCGTTCCCTCGATCATGGTCTTGATGGCGGTGGTCCTGGCGCTGCTAGCCATCGAGCTGGACAGCTTCCTCTACAGCGATGGTCGCGTGATCGAACACTGGTATTCCCAGGGAGGCCCCGAGGAATCCCGGACCATCCTGGGCATGATCGCCGGCTCGATGATCACGATTGTCGGCATCGTCTATTCGATCGCCATGGTCAACCTGACGCTCGCCTCCGATCAGTTTGGCCCACGCCTGATCCGCACGTTCATGACCGACATGGGCACGCAGCTCGTGCTCGGCGCGTTTCTCGCCACGTTCGTTTACAGCGTGATGGTCCTGCTGGCCATCGAGAGCGGCGCGAACGATCCAGGGCCGAGCGCCGCGTCGGCAGCCCGGACGGGCGATGCCGATGCCGAGGTCTGGGCCGCCTTGCCCGAGCCGACCTCGTTCGCCCCGGTCATCTCGATCTGGCTTGGCGTTGCCCTGTCGATGGTCTGCCTGGGGATGCTGATCTACTTCATCCACCACGTCGCCCAGGCCATCCAGGCACCAAACGTGATCGACTCGGTCGCTCGAGAGCTGGAGCGGTCGATCCGCCGCCACTTCCCCGAGGCTCGAGAGTCGGTCGAAACAATCGGGCATCCCACCAATCGTGAAGCGATCGACGATGATCTGCCCCCGGATTTTGAGGACGAGGCTCGGCCCTTGACGGTGGCTGTCTCCGGGTATCTTCAGTTCATCGACCATGAAGTTCTTGTTCAGATCTGCTCGGAAGCTCAGCTCGTGATGCGGCTTGATCAACGCCCCGGAGACTTCGTGGTGGCGGGCGGTTCGGTGGGCCTGGTCTGGCCGCCCGATCGCGTGGATGAAGAGGTCGAGCGTCGGCTCCGAAGCGTCTTCTTGATCGGGGTGCAGCGAACCCCTCCCGAGGATGTCGAGTTCTCGATCAGCCAGCTCGTCGAGATTGCCGTGCGGGCCCTTGGCAACAACGACCCGTTTACCGCCATCAACTGCGTCGATCGGCTGGGAGCCGCGATGTGCTTGCTGGTGGGACGGAAAATCCCTTCCCGCAAACGCTTCGACAGCGACGGACAAATCCGGGTCATCGCCCGAGCGACCCGCTTCGGCGGCATCATCAACACTGCGTTTGACCAGATTCGCCAGTACGGCGCCGACGACACGGCCCTGACCATCCGCTTGCTTGAGGTCATCGCCCTGATTGCCTCGCGTGTGGATAATTTGACCGATGGCGCCGCCTTGCTTCGTCAGGCGGTCATGATCGAACGAGGCAGCCGCCAGACGATCGTCGAGGAATACGACCGCCGCGACATCGCCGAACGGTTCCAGGACATTCTCAACCAACTTGATCTGCAGGAAGTCACGGGAGAGGTCGATCGCTGGAAACCGCGACGAGCCAACGCCTAA
- a CDS encoding sigma-54-dependent transcriptional regulator yields the protein MPLTVVIDDDRSVQHLVGQALKPLKVDVQTASTADEGLELIRKHAPDVVLLDIMLPETSGLELYRRVFDLDPKLPIIFITSLSSGETAIEAIKLGAYDYIHKPLDVEQLREKVSQAIEIRRLMHEPVVLPDAGTERSEGELLVGNSQKMMEVYKAIGRVAPQDVTVLIRGESGTGKELVARAIYQHSRRTSGPFLAINCAAIPEGLLESELFGHEKGAFSGAVTTRIGKFEQCDGGTIFLDEIGDMSPVLQSKVLRLLQERQFERVGGNKTIKVDVRIIAATHRDLEKMPEEKFRSDLYYRLNGFVINLPPVRDRGDDLLILIDHFLKRFNRELSKQVQGLSPEALNLMMRYDWPGNVRELQSVLRQALLQSTGPVLIADFLPTDVRTGRRGEPTASAADAGSDLDRFIQERLDAGSKNLHAEAIEFLEALLIRRVLTRTGGNQSRAAELLGIARGSLRNKIRSLGISIDRVVGDADDENDDTKA from the coding sequence ATGCCGCTCACTGTGGTCATCGATGACGACCGTTCTGTCCAGCATCTGGTCGGCCAGGCGCTCAAGCCGCTGAAGGTCGATGTGCAAACTGCCTCGACCGCTGACGAAGGGCTGGAGCTGATCCGCAAGCATGCGCCGGATGTCGTCTTGCTCGACATCATGTTGCCGGAAACCTCAGGGCTGGAACTCTACCGCCGCGTCTTCGACCTCGACCCGAAGTTGCCGATCATCTTCATCACAAGCCTCTCCTCGGGAGAGACGGCGATCGAGGCCATCAAGCTCGGCGCGTACGACTACATCCACAAGCCGCTCGATGTCGAGCAGCTCCGCGAGAAGGTCAGCCAGGCCATCGAGATCCGCCGCCTCATGCACGAGCCGGTCGTCTTGCCCGACGCCGGCACCGAGCGGAGCGAGGGAGAACTGCTCGTCGGCAACAGCCAGAAGATGATGGAGGTCTACAAGGCCATCGGCCGGGTCGCCCCTCAGGACGTGACCGTCCTGATCCGGGGGGAAAGCGGCACCGGCAAGGAACTGGTCGCCCGTGCCATTTACCAGCACAGCCGACGCACCAGCGGCCCCTTCCTGGCGATCAACTGCGCGGCCATTCCCGAAGGGTTGCTCGAAAGCGAGCTGTTCGGCCACGAGAAGGGGGCCTTCAGCGGCGCGGTCACCACCCGCATCGGCAAGTTCGAGCAGTGCGACGGCGGCACCATCTTCCTCGACGAGATCGGCGACATGTCTCCGGTCCTTCAGAGCAAGGTCTTGCGACTCTTGCAGGAGCGGCAGTTCGAGCGCGTCGGCGGGAACAAGACGATCAAGGTCGATGTGCGGATCATTGCCGCCACTCACCGCGACCTGGAGAAGATGCCCGAGGAGAAGTTCCGCTCCGACCTGTACTACCGGCTCAACGGCTTCGTCATCAACCTGCCGCCGGTCCGCGATCGTGGCGACGACCTTTTGATCCTGATCGACCACTTCCTCAAGCGCTTCAACCGAGAGCTGAGCAAGCAGGTCCAGGGCCTTTCTCCCGAGGCCCTGAACCTGATGATGCGCTATGACTGGCCGGGCAATGTCCGGGAGCTGCAAAGCGTCTTGCGTCAGGCTCTGCTTCAGTCGACCGGTCCGGTCCTGATTGCCGACTTTCTGCCGACCGACGTCCGCACCGGCCGTCGAGGAGAGCCGACCGCCTCGGCCGCCGATGCCGGCTCCGACCTCGACCGCTTCATCCAGGAACGGCTCGACGCCGGCTCGAAGAACCTCCACGCCGAGGCCATCGAATTCCTCGAAGCCTTGCTCATCCGTCGCGTCCTTACCCGCACCGGCGGGAACCAGTCACGCGCCGCCGAGCTGCTCGGCATCGCTCGCGGCAGCCTCCGCAACAAGATCCGATCGCTCGGCATCTCGATTGACCGTGTCGTCGGTGATGCCGACGACGAGAACGACGACACGAAAGCCTGA
- a CDS encoding PH domain-containing protein has protein sequence MNQQSSLVYKCPHCQAKAEIGDEMLGQVVNCPQCERPFRVEAPPSFPISDDEAGSVIRKGGAPEVTNPVDQERVLIVLHPAVLRRRVFQTSASILIIIAGIVAMFWGMASTNPWLGWGGLAAAVIGALDLVYWWFKSLFVTLSVTNRRTILRTGLFAKATSEVNHDDVRNLQIDQSVVYRMLNIGDLRVSSAGQDTIEIRARAIPDPEGVAAIIREHQD, from the coding sequence ATGAATCAGCAGTCAAGTCTTGTCTACAAGTGTCCGCATTGCCAGGCGAAGGCGGAAATTGGAGACGAGATGCTCGGCCAGGTTGTCAACTGCCCCCAATGCGAGCGGCCGTTTCGCGTCGAGGCTCCTCCCTCGTTTCCGATCAGCGACGACGAGGCCGGCTCGGTCATCCGCAAAGGGGGAGCACCGGAGGTCACTAACCCGGTCGATCAGGAACGCGTGCTGATCGTCTTGCATCCGGCGGTGCTCAGGCGTCGAGTTTTTCAGACGTCGGCTTCGATCCTGATCATCATCGCCGGCATCGTCGCCATGTTCTGGGGGATGGCAAGTACCAACCCCTGGCTGGGCTGGGGCGGTCTGGCCGCCGCGGTGATTGGAGCCCTCGACCTGGTTTACTGGTGGTTCAAGTCGCTCTTCGTTACCCTCTCTGTGACCAACCGCCGGACGATCCTGCGGACCGGACTGTTCGCCAAGGCCACCAGCGAGGTGAACCACGACGATGTCCGCAACCTTCAGATTGATCAATCGGTGGTCTATCGAATGCTCAACATCGGTGACCTTCGGGTGTCGAGCGCCGGTCAGGATACCATCGAGATCCGGGCCCGGGCGATCCCCGATCCTGAAGGTGTGGCGGCCATCATCCGAGAACATCAGGATTAA